The following proteins are co-located in the Apium graveolens cultivar Ventura chromosome 5, ASM990537v1, whole genome shotgun sequence genome:
- the LOC141660571 gene encoding uncharacterized protein LOC141660571 — protein sequence MPRRSVKPTYVSAHTGPGSSEWPIVILSSPSRENPSDSDSSDSERPPDVITEETPMPPPPVPSYVPRDIPGSGPHPRWLRRYQMENKHQQIFYNTNVNTNQSSLPPFPGQQIINPPTHQASSSDIFEVPFNTESFGLAEMLRNRDFYFPTNTSIFDFGAPSSVVQLPGALQPQPEPFVPAPALGVTWQIINTHATPDSSSMNSSSSNETVTGDQISKQISHGLEEEKVQDKNKKMLKAKNMSTTKKKEHKFVFLTRTDIDNMDDGFRWRKYGQKAVKHSPFPRNYYRCTSDGCGVKKRVERSADDPSTVITTYQGTHNHVRPVIAPREDMGNYSKSSYAFFQSSSTIVGGRIGGGNFTSPMGGTSNLIVGVGGGIRANLSSATGGNFGNFNNGIRGGSNFGSFSRGMDGSFNDGIGGILGKLSSDSGGRMAGSFSCCPGGASGSINTDRISSCSGCFSYGLGGGNFISGIGSASGAIGGNFSTSNIGGGGGNFGSGFDSSFKGDAVEDIGGTPMIRDNAYNYTIAIGSTSIRSSENFDGGGIGGSAISGGADDINRPYSIDQLASHNQLASHKQHEEHYPNNS from the exons atgcctagaagatcagtcaaaCCGACCTATGTTTCCGCCCatactggacccggctcctctgag tggcctattgtgaTTTTGAGTTCTCCATCTAGGGAGAATCCTTCTGATTcagatagctcagattctgagagacctCCGGATGTTATTACAGAGGAGACCCccatgcctcctccaccagtcccATCCTATGTGccgagagacatccctggatctggtcctcatCCCCGTTGGCTGCgcag ATATCAAATGGAGAACAAGCACCAACAGATATTCTACAACACCAATGTTAACACCAATCAATCATCATTACCACCATTTCCCGGgcaacaaatcatcaatccaCCTACTCATCAAGCTTCATCATCAGATATATTTGAAGTACCATTTAATACTGAAAGTTTTGGTTTAGCAGAAATGTTAAGAAATCGAGATTTTTATTTTCCTACAAATACCTCGATTTTCGATTTTGGAGCTCCATCGTCGGTTGTGCAGCTTCCTGGTGCACTTCAACCTCAACCAGAACCTTTTGTACCAGCTCCAGCGCTGGGAGTCACATGGCAGATTATTAATACCCATGCAACTCCTGATAGTTCCTCCATGAATTCTTCTTCTTCGAATGAAACAGTGACAGGGGATCAGATCAGTAAACAGATTTCTCATGGCCTTGAAGAGGAGAAGGTCCAGGACAAGAATAAGAAAAT GCTTAAGGCCAAGAATATGAGCACCACAAAGAAAAAAGAGCATAAATTTGTTTTCCTAACTAGGACTGATATTGATAACATGGACGATGGATTTAGATGGAGGAAATACGGCCAAAAAGCTGTGAAACACAGCCCTTTCCCAAG GAACTACTATCGTTGCACTAGTGATGGATGTGGTGTGAAGAAGAGGGTGGAAAGGTCAGCAGACGATCCTTCCACTGTCATCACCACTTATCAAGGTACTCACAATCATGTCCGCCCGGTGATTGCACCACGTGAAGACATGGGAAACTATTCGAAAAGTAGTTATGCTTTTTTTCAATCAAGTAGTACTATTGTTGGTGGTAGAATtggtggtggtaattttactagtccaatggGTGGCACTAGTAATCTTA TTGTTGGTGTTGGTGGTGGAATTCGTGCTAACTTAAGTAGTGCCACTGGTGGCAACTTTGGCAACTTTAATAATGGAATTAGAGGTGGTAGCAATTTTGGTAGCTTTAGTCGTGGCATGGATGGTAGCTTTAATGATggcattggtggtatattgggtaaACTTAGTAGTGACAGTGGTGGTCGCATGGCTGGTAGTTTCAGTTGTTGCCCTGGTGGTGCTAGTGGTAGCATCAATACTGATAGAATTAGTAGCTGCAGTGGTTGTTTTAGTTATGGCCTTGGTGGCGGGAACTTTATAAGTGGAATTGGTAGTGCTAGTGGCGCTATTGGTGGTAACTTTAGTACTAGTAACAttggtggtggtggtggtaactttGGTAGTGGCTTTGATAGCAGTTTCAAAGGTGACGCTGTTGAGGATATTGGTGGTACTCCAATGATAAGGGACAATGCATATAATTATACCATTGCCATTGGCAGTACTAGCATCCGCAGTAGTGAAAACTTTGatggtggtggcattggtggtagtgCTATCAGTGGTGGTGCAGATGACATTAACAGGCCTTACAGCATTGATCAACTAGCTTCACATAATCAACTAGCTTCACATAAGCAACATGAGGAGCACTATCCTAATAATTCCTAG